GGAATGCTCCCGCTGCCCTGTATGCTCGTGTGCACTTTTGTTTGCGCAAATCGCACGCGAGACCGCGGGTGCAGCAAGCACCCGGTCTTCCCTGCGCCCTCTATTTCTAAGAGGGCCAAACGAAGATGCAAACCTCGGGCGATCTGCGCCGCGAGAATGCGAAAGCTCGTTCAGCCGTCATTGCGTGCGCAGGAGCCGTAGCCCGGATGAGCGCAGCGACATCCGGGGACCACTCTAACACCGCCCCGGATATCGCTTCGCTCATCCGGGCTACGAGCAACAAGCTGGACTGCTTCGCTGCGCTAGCAATGACGAGGAGAGCCGGCGTCGCTCCTTGCCCGCACCCTGAGGAAGCCGCGAAGGGACGAGGTCACCAGCGAGGCGACCAGGATTGCCCACGAAACAGGCTTGGAAACCCGAGCGGACAGAATGTCGCATTTTTGCAATGCAGCAAAACCATCAACGTGGCCCCTGCTAACGGGCAATGGCAATTCGAACCGCTTCTCTGTATTGGTGCGACTGGCATACAAGCTTCGGAGCGGGCGCTTCGAAAAAAAATACGCGGGAGGAAACATGCGTAAATTGATACTGGCGGCGGCATCGATCGCGGCCGTGACTCTGGTCGGTCCGGCCGCGGCCCAATCGCCGATTGTGATCAAGTTCAGCCACGTGGTGGCGACCAATACGCCAAAGGGGCTGGCGGCCGAGAAGTTCAAGGAACTCGCCGAGAAATACACCGCCGGCAAGGTCAAGGTCGAAGTCTATCCGAACTCGCAGCTCTACAAGGACAAGGAGGAGCTGGAAGCTTTGCAGCTCGGTGCGGTGCAGATGCTGGCGCCGTCGAACTCGAAATTCGGCCCGATCGGGGTCAAGGAATTTGAGGTGTTCGATCTGCCTTACATCCTCCCCGACCTGAAGACGCTGCGCAAAGTCACCGACGGTCCCCTCGGCGCGAAGCTGCTCAAGCTTCTGGACTCCAAGGGCATGACCGGCCTCGCCTATTGGGACAACGGCTTCAAGCAGATGAGCGCCAACAAGAAGCTCGTCGCACCGGCGGACTACAAGGGCCTCAAGTTCCGCATCCAGTCCTCCAAGGTGCTGGAAGCCCAGTTCCGTTCGCTCGGCGCGATTCCGCAGGTGATGGCGTTCTCCGAAGTCTATCAGGCGCTGCAGACCGGCGTGGTC
This portion of the Bradyrhizobium sp. AZCC 2262 genome encodes:
- a CDS encoding TRAP transporter substrate-binding protein, producing the protein MRKLILAAASIAAVTLVGPAAAQSPIVIKFSHVVATNTPKGLAAEKFKELAEKYTAGKVKVEVYPNSQLYKDKEELEALQLGAVQMLAPSNSKFGPIGVKEFEVFDLPYILPDLKTLRKVTDGPLGAKLLKLLDSKGMTGLAYWDNGFKQMSANKKLVAPADYKGLKFRIQSSKVLEAQFRSLGAIPQVMAFSEVYQALQTGVVDGQENTWSNIYTQKMHEVQKYITETNHGYIGYVVVTNKKFWDGLPADVRAQCEKAMKEATEYGNGQSAKENEDALAEIKKTGKSEIVSLTPQQDAAMRKALEPVYQDVAKRVGQPLIDEFLKETRGATN